A genomic region of Macaca mulatta isolate MMU2019108-1 chromosome 5, T2T-MMU8v2.0, whole genome shotgun sequence contains the following coding sequences:
- the GIMD1 gene encoding GTPase IMAP family member GIMD1, producing MKEQLCQGERRLCGESIFKTGKAMTDPNKVIINVALFGMTQSGKSSAGNILLGSTDFHSSFAPCSVTTRCSLGRSCHLHSFMRRGGREVTLQVQVLDTPGYPHSRLSKKHVKQEVKEALAQHFGQEGLHLALLVQRADVPFCGQEVTDPVQMIQELLGHAWMNYTAILFTHAEKIEEAGFTEDKYVHEASDTLITLLNSIQHKYIFQYKKGKSLNEQRMKILERIMEFIKKNCYQVLTFK from the exons ATGAAAGAACAGCTGTGCCAGGGCGAGAGACGTCTTTGTGGAGAAAGCATTTTCAAGACTGGAAAAG CCATGACAGACCCCAACAAGGTAATCATCAACGTGGCCCTCTTTGGCATGACTCAGAGTGGGAAAAGTTCTGCTGGAAACATTCTGCTGGGAAGCACAGACTTTCATAGCAGCTTTGCTCCCTGTTCTGTAACCACACGCTGTAGCCTGGGCCGCAGTTGTCACCTCCATAGCTTCATGCGTCGAGGGGGTCGAGAGGTAACCCTGCAAGTCCAGGTGTTGGACACTCCAGGTTATCCACACAGCAGGCTGAGCAAGAAGCATGTGAAACAGGAAGTCAAAGAGGCTCTGGCACAGCACTTCGGACAAGAGGGTCTCCACCTTGCACTCCTGGTTCAGAGAGCAGATGTACCTTTCTGTGGGCAGGAAGTAACTGACCCAGTCCAGATGATCCAG GAACTTCTTGGGCATGCTTGGATGAATTACACAGCCATTCTTTTTACCCATGCAGAAAAAATAGAAGAGGCTGGGTTTACTGAAGATAAATATGTACATGAGGCCTCTGATACCCTGATAACACTGCTAAATTCTATTCagcacaaatatattttccagtataaaaaaggaaaatcactCAATGAACAACGAATGAAAATCTTAGAAAGAATCATGgaatttataaaaaagaattgtTACCAAGTTCTTACCTTTAAATGA